The following are encoded together in the Lathyrus oleraceus cultivar Zhongwan6 chromosome 3, CAAS_Psat_ZW6_1.0, whole genome shotgun sequence genome:
- the LOC127127631 gene encoding transcription factor MYB3R-3, whose product MAEVKSEEYCLENKQSTVASCSSVSEGSGSVVHKSPGICSPPSPSHRRTTGPIRRAKGGWTAEEDETLRNAVAAFNGKHWKKIAEFFPDRSEVQCLHRWQKVLNPDLVKGPWTQEEDDKIVELVSKYGPTKWSLIAKSLPGRIGKQCRERWHNHLNPGIKKDAWTLEEELALMNAHHIHGNKWAEIAKVLPGRTDNAIKNHWNSSLKKKLDFYLATGKLPPIPKNNSLFAAKETLRRSTTKIIPVSSNVELSVAVETSSETTAISKHDDSGKNQFESSGTAREVGDSSSVPGNESADSDCVECKPGPSNVDLSCGNSEHISRANFGTTYGPNNENSALNGNLITRHCLSNGKMGNSSSKLIRTSTQENQNFGSLCYEPPVLAGSVPLDSLHLSILCMQNDYSSKLPPMGFITPPRASVSELCTETPESILRKAADTYPNTPSIYRRRRTGVQLLTSPSKVLKVNIDSHASNEPDRTKNNSGSEARVLSKSPASRDNKSVILDNKAFNASPPYRLRTKRTAIVKSVEKQLEFAFDKEKNDDCLHERKLVVT is encoded by the exons ATGGCTGAGGTGAAATCAGAGGAGTATTGTTTGGAGAATAAGCAATCAACTGTTGCTTCTTGCTCCTCTGTGTCTGAAGGTAGTGGCAGTGTGGTTCATAAGTCTCCTGGGATATGTAGCCCGCCGTCGCCCTCGCATCG GAGGACAACCGGTCCTATAAGGCGTGCCAAGGGTGGTTGGACAGCAGAGGAG GATGAGACATTAAGGAATGCTGTTGCAGCTTTTAATGGAAAGCATTGGAAGAAAATAG CCGAGTTTTTTCCTGATAGATCAGAAGTTCAATGTCTGCACAGATGGCAAAAGGTTCTTAATCCAGATCTTGTTAAAGGACCGTGGACACAGGAG GAGGATGATAAAATAGTTGAACTGGTGTCAAAATATGGGCCTACAAAATGGTCCTTGATTGCCAAGTCTTTGCCTGGTCGAATAGGGAAACAGTGTCGAGAGAG GTGGCACAATCATCTTAATCCTGGAATAAAGAAGGATGCTTGGACTTTGGAAGAGGAACTAGCCTTGATGAATGCTCATCATATACATGGGAACAAATGGGCTGAAATAGCTAAGGTCCTTCCTGGAAG GACTGATAATGCAATAAAGAACCATTGGAATAGTTCTTTGAAGAAGAAGTTGGACTTTTACTTAGCCACAGGAAAACTTCCACCAATTCCAAAAAACAATTCATTATTTGCTGCCAAAGAAACACTTAGACGCTCTACTACTAAAATAATACCTGTTTCATCTAATGTAGAATTAAGTGTAGCGGTCGAAACATCCTCTGAAACTACAGCCATTAGTAAGCATGATGACAGTGGCAAGAATCAGTTTGAGTCCTCAGGAACAGCTAGAGAAGTTGGTGATTCTTCAAGTGTCCCAGGAAATGAATCTGCTGATTCTGACTGTGTAGAATGCAAGCCTGGACCATCCAATGTTGACCTTAGCTGTGGAAACTCTGAACATATCTCAAGAGCTAATTTTGGAACAACTTATGGGCCAAATAATGAGAATTCCGCACTCAATGGAAACTTAATAACTCGGCATTGTTTAAGCAATGGTAAAATGGGCAATAGCAGTAGCAAGTTAATCAGGACATCCACTCAAGAAAATCAGAATTTTGGTTCTTTGTGTTACGAACCACCAGTTTTAGCTGGTTCAGTTCCTTTAGATTCTCTTCATTTAAGTATCCTCTGCATGCAGAATGATTACAGTTCTAAGTTGCCACCCATGGGTTTCATCACTCCACCTCGTGCGAGTGTTAGTGAATTATGTACGGAGACCCCTGAATCAATATTGAGAAAGGCTGCCGATACTTATCCAAATACTCCTTCCATATATAGGCGGAGAAGAACTGGAGTCCAACTACTCACTTCTCCTAGTAAAGTGTTAAAAGTCAATATTGATTCACATGCTTCTAATGAACCAGATAGAACAAAAAACAATTCTGGTTCTGAAGCTCGGGTGTTGTCCAAGAGTCCCGCAAGCCGTGACAATAAGAGTGTTATTCTTGATAATAAGGCATTCAATGCATCTCCACCGTACCGATTAAGAACCAAACGAACAGCAATTGTCAAATCTGTGGAGAAGCAACTTGAGTTTGCGTTTGATAAAGAGAAGAATGATGATTGTCTGCATGAAAGAAAATTGGTAGTGACATAG
- the LOC127131256 gene encoding uncharacterized protein LOC127131256, with protein MGAAHSFISFDCARKLNLEVSSMVESMVIDTPTNGLVTTSNELVGVQRVYINCFDKSMLFLEFEEGNDLKFMSGNQVKESLKNDAWVFMMFASLKAESKAVIGDLPVVHDFTDLFPDDVSDFPPKREVKFAIDLVPGTSLVSMTPYIMSV; from the exons ATGGGTGCGGCACATTCGTTCATATCTTTTGATTGTGCTAGAAAGTTGAATCTTGAAGTGTCTTCCATGGTTGAGAGTATGGTCATTGATACCCCAACTAATGGTTTAGTGACTACTTC GAATGAACTGGTTGGAGTTCAACGTGTGTATATCAATTGTTTCGACAAGTCCATGTTGTTTCTAGAGTTCGAAGAAGGTAATGATCTGAAGTTTATGTCTGGTAATCAAGTGAAGGAATCCTTGAAGAATGATGCTTGGGTGTTTATGATGTTTGCCTCTTTGAAGGCTGAAAGCAAAGCTGTGATTGGTGATCTACCAGTGGTACATGATTTTACAGATTTGTTTCCAGATGACGTTAGTGATTTTCCTCCAAAGCGTGAGGTTAAGTTCGCcatagacttagtacctggtactagtctTGTGTCGATGACACCATACATAATGTCTGTATAG